The Magnolia sinica isolate HGM2019 chromosome 11, MsV1, whole genome shotgun sequence DNA window AATGGATGTACGgcctagataaaatatatacatcatggtaggcaaCACAGATCCCCCAACAGGACTGTCCGTCTCTAACTAGGTCGCGGTGGGGTAGTACCCATTCCGCGCCCGGATGGCAACTCTTCCTAGACATTCCTGACCTTTCAATTACAGGCCTGCAAATGGAAGGCTAAGAAAAATAGGGCGACTGTCCACATTGAACTATGTGGCCCGCTTGGATAACAGCTAGTTTCTCTTAGAGAAAATGttgttgcagtgtggtccactgatggtGGCTtatcaacggtcttgatcagTGAACCACGTGGCCCACTTGCACAAAACTGAAAACCAGATCAGGGTCAATTGCTGGGTTTGTGCATTGAAACTCTCTGTCAACTCCGCTTGTGGTACGTTTTACCATGGCCCACCATTAAGCAGTGGCCCACGTGTCCAGTTTTCATGACATGACCTCAAGGCCGAGCTTGAGCCAAGATCCAGCCCCAATTAATAGCAGGCACGGTCTAGTTTCAATTTCGTGGCTGGGCCAGGCCGGGCCTAATTTCTCGCCAACCAAATAAATGGCTGATCTAGGCCGACCTTAGTGGGCCCGGGGTAATTAGACCCGTTTATTTGATTCTTTAGTAAGCAGATGATATTCGGCAATCCAGGCTTAAGGTTTTTTTTGGCTCTTGTCTTTGGTTCATAGATTAGCTAAATCATAATATGAGATTTTATTTGCGGTTTTGGTTTGGATTTCCAAGGATTCGAATTTCCGGCATGTATGGATCCTGTACAACGaaaggacccaccatgatttgtatgtgacatccattccgtccatccgttttccggcTCATGATAGGGTATTTaaccaaaactcaggttgatccaaaaataAAGTGGGCCACGcgatataggaaacagtgatgatggaCATGTTCACCATTTTGTAGGcccaatgaagttttggatcagtattatttgtttcccttcatcctagtgggcCTAGCATTATTaacggttgggatggcatataaacgtgaGGGTCGTTCCTGAAAGGTGTCAATGATGGGCATCCCTATCCCCACCGGTTCTTGTCTTGTGGTATGATATTTTTGGGTTCACGcgctaacatttttttttatttttttatttacacgcgcacacaccacacactcacgctggtggaatttcacccctatggatactcgaacccttgaacgggtgttgaaactcctgagaaacTACCACCCGAGAAAGAGTAAGGATCCCACGCACAAACATGAGATGAAACAACATATGAACGGTTGGGATGTCACAAagacatcacgatggaccttacAGAGCTTTTTATTGCACCAGCTCCCTGtgagtgtacatgtgtgtgcaaCAAAGCTAGTGTACACGCCACACATGGCAGTGGAAGATATgtgcgagatctaatccatccatcaggttggccaGGCCTTCTACGTGAGAAAATATCCTCCAGCCAGCCTTTTTTTTCAGAGTCGTACCATTGCTTTTGAAACTGTGacccatctgaccattggatcaaccTAATCGTTGCGCCAGGTCCTCAATATAGTGGTACTGTTCTGATTGATGGATCAGATCTTGGATTCTATCATGCTATGCTGGCACATTTATggcgtgtacatgaactttattaTACCCGCTATTTGGCCGAGCAAAAGAGTTTTTTCTTACTTTACGACCAATATATCGCCCACGAACCTTttgaagcccacttctttttagctCCCAAGAATacccccagctgtacggacagcTCGTCACGGGTCGAAAATGCAtgctttatcaatttcactccGTTCACTTTGTTTACTCAAATACACGTCCAAACACGCATCCGTAGTacctattccttcttttcaccgatttttttcattaaatctccgTAGAATTTCTATTTTACTGTCACATTACATCTTCATGTCACGTTTTACTCAAGGCTAACTGCATTCTCTTTATGAGAAAACGTGAATGCATTGATAAACGTgaaattttataggctttttttttttaaaacgagTTTTACATCAACGCACCTTATTCTTTTTCTCAAACACTAATTTTACTGATACGGTGGTTGTGGGAGGTAAGGACATTTTAATTATTAAGAAATTACTTAAAAGTTTATGGTCAATTTcacgtggtcaatttcatgcattgctaAGTTAATTTTATGTGGTTATCCAATAAACTTCAagaagttcgtggtcaatttgatgaagtttcgcaatcaatttcacttagtttcTAGTCAATTTACCAAATTGATCTGTCAACTTCATGCACTACtgagtcaatttcatgcattttatcgCCAAATTGTAGTGCATTTTTATAATACGACTGTGAATTTGTGgtgcattttttgtaatacgactaTAAATGTTATATATCGAATACATTTGTTACTTTCTTTGAAATTACGAATTTCTTACCACGATTCAAATTTTCAATAagacattcatttcacggtcaattccatgcatttcacaatcaattccctttactacacggtcaattccatgcattttaggATTAATTTCATGCGATTCTccctcactttacggtcaattcaattcatttcgcagtcaattcccttcacttcatggtcaattccatccatttcactgtcatttcccttcacttcacggtcaattccatgcatttcaaggtcgattccggcgattccccttcactttatggtcaattcaattaatttcacggttaatccccttcacttcaaggtcaattccatgcatttcacagtcaattcccttcacttcacgatcatttccatacatttgacggtcaattcccttcacctcactgtcaattccattcatttcacggtcatttctcttcacttcacaatcaattcaattcatttcacagtcaatccctttcacttcacggtcaattccatgcatttcacggtcaattcccttcatttcacagtcaatccccttcacttcacggtcaattccatgcatttcacggccaattcccttcatttcacggtcaatccccttcacttcacggtcaattccatgcatttcacagtcaattcccttcacttcacggtcaattcaattcatctcACGGTtgatccccttcacttcacggtcaattccatgcattttacggtcaattcccttcacttcacggtcatttccatgcatttgacggtcaatttgcttcacttcacgttcaattccatacatttcatggtcaattccctttacttcacggtcaattccatgcattttatggtcaattcgcttcacttcatggtcaattccattcatttcactgtcatttcccttcacttcacagtcaattcaattcatttcacggtcaatccccttcacttcacagtcaattccatgtatttcacgatcattttccttcacttcaaggtcaattcccttcatttcacagtcaatctccttcacttcacggttaatttcatgcatttcacagtcaattcccttcacttcacggtcaattaaattcatttcacggtcaatccccttcacttcacaatcaatttcatgcattttacggtcaattcccttcacttcacggtcttttccatgcatttgacggtcaattcgcttcacttcacggtcatttccaaacatttcacggtcaattacatgcatttcacggtcaattctatgcatttcatgatcaattcgcttcactttatggtcatttccatgcatttcatggtcaattctggcgattccgcttcactttacggtcatttccatgcagttcacagtcaattcccttcacttcacggtcaattccatttatttcacgatcaattccgacgattcccttcacctcacggtcaattcccttcacttcatggtcaattacatgcatttcacagtcaattccattcacttgatggtcaattctattcatttcacagtcaattccggcgattccacttcatttcacggtcatcttcatgcatttcacggtcaattcccttcacttcatggtcatttccattcatttcacggtcaattcccttcacttcatggtcaattccatgcattttacggtcaattcccttcacttcacggtcatttccatgtatttcacagtcattttcggcgattccacttcactttagggtcattttcatgcatttcacagtcaattcccttcagttcacgatcgattccattcatttcatggtcaattccagcaattccgcttttcttcacggtcattttcatgcattttacagtcatttccctccacttcacggtcaattccagcgattccgcttcacttcatggtcattttcatgcatttcacggtcatttcccttcacttcacggtcaattccatgcacttcacggtcaattcccttcacttcacagttaattcatgcatttcacagtcaattcccttcacttcacggtcaattccatgcacttcacagtcaattcccttcacttcacggtcaattttatgcatttcatgatcaattcccttcacttcacgatcaattccattcatttcacagttaattccggtgattctgcttcactttatggtcatttccatgcatttcacggtcaattcccttcacttcacgatcaattccagcgattccgcttcacttcacagtcatttccatgcatttcagggtcaagtcccttcacttcacggtcaattacattcatttcacggtcaattccagcaattccgcttcacttcacagtcatttccatctATTTCATGGGCAATTACCTTGAGTGGACTACCTTGACGTTTAACCCATATATTAAAATTGGTTGGGCCCACATATTGCATAGTTCAAATTTCTCGTAAACTTGCCATCCTTGTGGAGTGTAAAGGTGCATGTAGTGCTATACAAAACTGCACCATGCACCCAACCTATGATACAACAGTGAATGACTAGGTTATGGACTTTCTACTCATCAGGTGAGGCACATTTAAAATTGAGGCGTCCCTCCCACGTGCAGTGCAAGTGCTTTTTTAATATTGCATATACATACATAGAAATACACATATGCACACGCATACCTAGCATACATGCATATAGACAAATATTATCAAAATTGTAAGGTAGACAGTCAAAATGGTGAAAAATCCTCCCCAGCACCCATACTAGCAATCACAGACCATGCAAGCAATACAAGCATGCATATATAGGAAATGATATATACACCCACCCTAAATCACTGATTAATCTTTTCCACCAATTCTCAATTTTAAGAATTAAGCTAGTATGCTTTTGTACTACAATTCTCAAAATAGAAATTCGCATGTGCAAATAAAACAGGGCATTGTATATAATGGCTcctcatgcatgcatgcatccttACATATATAAGCTGAGTTATCTATTAGTATAGAATAGGGAACCTGCCTACAGCCACAGAGTTCATACATACAGAGTTCATGCATGCATCTTTGCAACCTGGTCAACCCCGAACGTATGTCCCACTGACCAAGTCGACCGGGTCCACCCGGTCGACCCAGAATCGCTGCCCAAGCCCGGTAGGCCCCAACCCTTCATTCCACCTATTTATCTCCCATCTCTTTTATCCAAGACCCAAACCCAAGTACACACTTTCTCCTCTTCCACAATCCTAAAACTCacccatcttcattttcattccattttcATCAAATCTTTCTCTACCTCCATTGAACATGTTGAAAAGTAAACACCCTGACTATAACGGGTACACAGTCATCAAGGAAGGAATCCTTTTTGCACTTGACAGCCATGAACGCATACCTTTAGGATCTACTTATCAAGAGATCTTAACTGCATCAGAGGTAGCAAGATCTTGATTGGTAGGTGAAATTGCAAGAATTATGCAATCGGGTTGTAGCAAAAGTTAAACATTGTTCCATCATCATATTTTCTTCCTGGCAGGTTCTTTATCCTATGATAGCATCAATGTCTTTAAAATTAATTTGTAATTTTGTGAAAGAAGTCACGTAGAAACATATTCCTCATCatcaccggaattgactgtgaaatgcatgaaattgatcgtgaagtgaaggggattgatcgtgaaatgcatggaaatgaccgtgaagtgaaggggaattgccgagattgaccgtgaaatgcatggaattaaccgtgaagtgaagggaactgaccgtgaaatgaatggaaatgaccatgaagtgaaaggaattgaccatggaatacatggaattgaccgtgaagtgaaggggaatcaccggaattgaccgtgaaatgaatggaatgaccgtgaagtgaagggaattgaccgtgaaatgcatggaattgactgtgaagtgaagggaattgaccgtgaaatgaatggaaatgaccgtaaagtgaagggaattgactgtgaaatgaattgaattgaccataaagtgaaggggaatctccggaattgaccgtgaagtgaagcgaattgaccgtgaaatgaattgaattgaccatgaagtgaagggaattgaacgtgaaatgaattgaattgaccatgaagtgaaggggaatcaccggaattgaccgtgaaatgcatggaattgaccgtgaaatgaaggggattgaccatgaagtgattgaaattgatcgcaagtgaatgaaattcaccacgaagttaATAAAATTCACCACAAATTGattaaaattgaccgtgaagtgaatgaaattgatcacgaagtgaatgaaatgaatgaaattgaccgcgaaccgattgaaattgaccgcgaagtgaatgaaatggatttttcacCATTGACCTGATTGAATCTTCGAAAATGACCAGGTTGGTTatctaaagtagcttctcttaccccaaaatcatatatggtacgtcaaataactaattttggtttagaagttattcttgttaaatgaataaagaaagaaatgaaaaaaaaaaggagagagaaaaaaaaaaatttatatgcttatatatacatatttatataaatatatataggtgaaaaatgtaggtagaacaAATTTctccatgtcaaaaaaaaaaaacaaagaaagaaagaacaaaaaaagaacaaaaaaagaatGTTGCATAGAATGTGATGGCCCTACAGCtatggctacgattataatccgtagccacaaGATCCCGGTCCCATCCCCAccactttttgtgggtcccattatgaggtatgtgttatatctagaccatccatgtaTTTGGTGAACttttattaaggcttgagacaaaaaataagactgatccagctatcaagtggaccacactgtaaaaggcagtgggggattgaacgtctaccattgaaacccttttaggagtcacggaagttttggatcattatgaaatttgtttttcctcttcatccaggtctttgttaccttatgaatagattggatggaaagtaaatgttatggtgggccctacaaaattttaaacggtgaaaatcaattttcccgctgccctttgtggtgtggtccagttgatctttggatatgatatttttttttgataatgctccgaaatgatctcaaaatatgaatggacgttgtggatataataaatatataaccgtggggccatgtaactttgatctcttttgaaccgttcgtacaacccggagttcgaggagcgtcagcgttcGTCTTCGAGCCCCAGCCGACCCGCTTCCGAaaggaaaagcaggggcattttcgacctgagaaaagctgtccgtacagccggggcttattcttggaaggCAAGAGCAAGTTGGCAACAAAAGGTTCGTGGGCATATAtaggtcgtacagtaggaaatttctccgaGCAAaatggagacggattggctactccccctaccaccagccagtggctggtggtcggtgctctgtggtccccaccatgatatatgtgtttcatccatgctgttcatatatttttccatatcattttatggtatgagacaaaaaatgaggtatatcccagtctcaactggaccacattacaagaaacagtgttgaatgggtgtcaaccattaaaaaccttttgggggtcataaaagttttggatcaagctgatttttgttttttcccttcatctgggcctgtatgacctaatgaacagattggatgccaaataaacagtacattgggccttaggaggattttaatggtggatatccgatcactattgttttccagtgTTGTGGTCCATTGATATTTAGATAATTCTAAGTTTTGgtaccaagccctaaaatgatcttttaaaatggatgaacggaatggatgaaacacatacatcatggtgggcccacagagcactgactagCAGCCACCAGGATGGTGGcaaagggagtagccaattcgtttccgagCAAAACACACGCAAAGTCTAAATAGCTTGTGGGGTCCTTGCTCATGCGTGTGAGTGGTAGACTCgcgagagtttcaacacgagttcATGGGTTCGAATACCCGTTGGGGTGAAATCTCTGTGGCCGTGCGAGCGCGTGTAAAAAAAAAGTCTAATAGCTCGTgggattattaaaaataaaaatttacagtTTGCGGGGCCACCATCGCACACGGACCCATGGTTATCTTCTCTTTCTAAAGATCCACTCGCGAGCCAATTGTTCATTGACTAATTGGGAGCTCTATACAACATCATCCATCCAAAGGGactgaatggtctagatcaccgaCGAGTGATCTCATGGGCGTTGCTAATCCACACGTATCTTTTGCATTCGTGTGGCACGTGTATCGGGCATCCAATCCATGCATCGGGCACCTCCACTGTAGATGAACTAGGCCAGAAAATCGGGCAAGCCAACTAATCGGATGAGATGACCAAGAACAGCTTTGAAAATTTTGCCAACCGCAGATATAACGATCATAAACAGTGAAATCAACTACATTTTGTTACACGTGTTTGGATGTTGCTTTCTGCATTAGGTGCATAGACATGCTGGAATTGAAATTGCAGCtttaattcaaaccgaacaacaatgaccccaagcacATATAAGCAGACACATAGTGTATGACTGAAATCCAAAGAAATTGGATACCTATTCATCGattcgctcaatgtgtaaaatcAAAATAGGTGATAATCAAATGGTAGGGTtcatcctttgatgatgggtttCACCTTTGTCTTCCGTATAAAAGAATTTTTCGATATAAGACAAAATAGAATGGAAATTAGATTCTTACAGTCGGTCGCGATGAATAGCTAAGGAACACTTTTTTAATTGAAGAACTGAATCCAGTGTGTGAGCGTAAattcaaattacagctaaagattATCGGCTACTTGGTTATTGCTATGGATTACATTACAAGATGTAGAACAACAAGatggaaaaataaagattaccCTATAAAATGTAATTTGCTCAACAAGgtaagtaaaagattacactatgtAATGTAAATCGATAGGACAATTGAAAAATAAGTTTGGTTTGTTTGGATTTGTATAAGACCATTTTTCTTACTGTTTTGCTTTGTTATTTATATCTTTGATCCTACTATTTAGATCATTCTTATGTTCCAACGATTACAATAATTGTTCAGTACTATTACCTTCTGGATGCTTCCCATATTCTAACAATTGTTGGCAACTATTTCATCATTGCTTGTCTTTTTTTATGCTTTCCACGTTCTAACAGTTGATTTAACTGCTTAGCACTATTACTCGACTTCCTCTCTTTGTAATCTGTCCTATAATCATTTAACATTACTGCATTTTGTAGACTTTCTTCTCACCTATCTCCGTAACCACTTCAGGCTTTTTTGCTAACTCGATCGCATTTTGCTCGGCCGCTCGATCGAGTTCCTATATGATCATTGACTAGTTGATCGAGCTCCTGAATGACCATCAACCACTTGGCTTACCTTCTGGATGTCTATTGACCGATTGATCGACATCCCAGAAGGCCATCGGCCGCTTGATTGGCCGTTTGGATGAATATCGGTCGCTTGGTCGACCTTTAGAATGACACACAGTCGCTTGAACATCTGCttggtttgcttttgaattccTTCTAATTGCTTCATATCCTATCATCATATTAGCTATAATTCTGTAAAATATAACATCTTTGGAAATCTTTAGCCTGTAATATCTTTTCATTGCAATAATACCTGTCTTTTCCAATTGGGTTTGCTGAAAACGATCACGAATATGGTACTAGATAATaaaaaagtgggacccacgttatggatgatgtggatgtcCCATTATTTAGGCTGTAACAAGATCTATTTGTAACATGAGTGGAAATTCAAAACCGGTGGAAacgcaaaagaaaaagaaatacaataaaaaataaaaaacggtCCGCAATTTACAGATGACTGTGAAGAGTAGAAAACATGAAATGGGTAGCTTTCAAAGATGAAAGCAGGCCACGTTGGGTAATTTGGAAGCAGAAAAAACCCGACAAGAATCGCAGTCGGCGGATATGCTTCCGGTTCAAGTACTTTTAAGATGTCCCGATCGAACCCGTCTCCACGATCTGGCCGTCCTTCTTTCAAACTGTCCTTTTTAAATTATCTCACCAAAATTCCATCACATTTTCATATTCAAGAACACTCGCCACGTTCTCTCAATTGCCAGAACATTTCTCTCTCATATCGTCAATCGTCATTAAAGGATAATTAATCATGGGATTAGGCCCCCTTCAATCATTGGCTTAGAACCTTCATTTGAATCTAAATTCCACGTACTGACTATTCTATTGGTGGTTCAGACAATGTATGGATGCCCCCAGATAACATAGATAGTAAGCTAGTTTGtagaaagtggggcccattgttcatGATCCAAGCCATTATCATGATTGTCATCATTTTGAATTTCCCATTCACCAAAGATCTCCAACCCTTTGATAGACGACCGGCAAAAGGACAGTTAAGTAAGGAAATACGCAGTGATACACATTGAAATGGAAGAAAGAATAGGGATCCATTGCTAGGATCtcggggagtttttttttttttttaatggggcatcctcagtggggcccatctaatcaatggtttggatcactagcttatggaccccacttgaacAAACTAGAAACACTACCGGCATTAAAGGTATGGTCATCCAGCATTGTATAACAACTCTATTCTATTACATCCAGAATTGTGTCTTTAATATCTGTAGAAGTCAGATGTTTTTAAGACACATGAAGGGTtactctctctgtttttttaatCCATCATTGCCTGAACTTGGCCCATCTCTGAGTTGTATTACGCGTTCTGCCTCGGCCCCACCGTGGACTCTTGATCTCCGAGAATTCGGGCCCCACTGTCAATGAATGattgaattttaatatttttaaacaaaatgAAGTCAAATTCCTGCAACAGTTCTTATGTGTTAGTATAAGTACTCATCTATCTTTGTTTCTCACCAAGCCTTGAAATCGCAACATTCTTTCAAACACTCTCCgaaataatatccaaagctctCAATCAAAAAATGGAGTCTGTGGGAGCAATGTCCGATCTGAACTGGGCTTCTTTCAATGGAATGGGGCCACTCGATGAGGACGATTTCATGTCCCAGCTGCTCAGTAACAACTCATTTATGAATAGCCCAGATTGCGATCCAAGCTTCGGTTGCCCACCTATTTTTTGGCCAGGCGATGACGATAGTACTAACATGGCGGGACGTAATGATGATTATTATCATTTCAGTGATGCTGCTAACTCTAGTTTATACAGTTGGCCCCAATGTAACAGTACTAGTTTCTCGGCCCCCACTTCAGATTGCGACGTCTATGCTGTTGGTGATGCTAATGTGGGTCCCTTGAGCTCAATATCAATTGATCTTTGCAAGATGAATGATCAAAATATGATCTTGTCGCTCCGTGATGCTCCCAATAATCTATTTGAAGATATTATCTGCTTGAATGAAGAGATGAGTGGTGAGGATTTAGCAGATTCCGGTGGGGACCCGTCAGAAGTGGCTGTTCTTCCAAATCAAACAGCGTCACACAAGAGAAAAATTCAGTCGCCTGAATCAGATAAGGCCATGATTGATAACAGCAACAACAACACTAGCCCATCTGAGAATCCGAAGAAGAAATCTCGAGTGAGTATTTAAAATTTTACTATGTTTTTCTTTTGGGTATGAGAAATGGGTCCTTTGGTGTGTGAGATTTTCTGTTGGGGCACACCATGTAGGTGCCCTTGAAAAATCCAGTGAGCCACACATGAATCAAGAtggaaactaaaaaaaaaaagaagaagagatcaagATTCTACATTCAATGCATGTCTGTCATCCCTCTGATGACTGTAGtagtggcctgatttttggaccaaggcaatgtggtgtggcccacctaatgggtttGTTCCATAATATCTTTATAATTCAAATGCAGGtccaaagaaatggaaaaaactCGCAAGCAAAGAAGAACATGAAGACAGTTAAGACCACTGACGAAGAAGATACCAGTGCTGCATTGAATGCACAGAGCTCTAGCAGCTGCTCATCAGAGGACGATTCAAATGCATCCCAAGAGCTAAACGGAGGAGGATCAAGTTCGAACTCTAAAGGGTCCGCCGCACTCAACTTGAACGGCAAGACGAGAGCTGGGAGAGGGGCAGCAACAGACCCCCAAAGCCTCTACGCAAGGGTAATTACATCATAATGTGACTGCATTTCATAACATGATGATTTTACATTGCTTGCAAACTCACAtttggattttgaaattttttggtttcacagaaaagaagagagagaataaACGAACGGCTGAGAATCTTGCAGAACTTAGTACCGAACGGAACGAAGGTAAGTACAGTGAATGCAGTATATTTTATTACAATACAAGATGAATTCATCGAAAGCATTAATCTTGGAAAAGCGGCAgactgattttattattattaatttttttttctggtATTGGATTGATAGGTAGATATTAGCACAATGCTGGAAGAGGCAGTTCAGTATGTGAAGTTCTTGCAGCTTCAGATCAAGGTAAGAACACTGCATAACTTGAACCTGTGTATGGACTTTCAAAATCAATATTgggagggtattttggtcattttctcCTACTGAGATGAACATGGAAGATTGTGAACATAtttaaatggatggattggaattGCTACaattgaaaaatcagaaaaaataaaataaaaaatgaaggaaGAAGTGATTGTTTAATTGTTCAGGTGTTTCTAAATTATGGTTTATGGTTGGTAGCATACAATGCAAGAGAACTGAAAATGTTCACTGCTTGATCTTGGGCTTGTGTACATTGATCAGAACTGGttaagaggtggggcccaccatgtatatgccatgagaaaatcctttggatgatcttaaccatccgaaGAGCTATCGGACACTTCTGAATAGAAGTAGCCAATGGTTATGATGATCCAAATTAATGATGCAGTTTTGGTCTGTGGCCTACCgttggcggggcccacctgtgTACATTTTATCACTAGATGTGCTATAACATGTGTGATGTAGaccattttaatttaaaattacatATCTAAACAAGATTTCCTTATCTTAAGCATACAAAAAaaaagttctaattgatttttcgTTCTTTTTTGTTTCGTTTACAGCTCTTAAGCTCTGATGATCTATGGATGTATGCGCCAATCGCTTACAATGAAATGGACATTGGGCTTGATCTTAAGATCTGTACCCCACGATGATTTGGCATGCAGAGAGGCGGTGGCACCGGATCACCGTTGTTGTTAAATAGGCTtccttaattattattattaaaaaaaaaaaaaaaaa harbors:
- the LOC131218069 gene encoding transcription factor bHLH84-like, producing MESVGAMSDLNWASFNGMGPLDEDDFMSQLLSNNSFMNSPDCDPSFGCPPIFWPGDDDSTNMAGRNDDYYHFSDAANSSLYSWPQCNSTSFSAPTSDCDVYAVGDANVGPLSSISIDLCKMNDQNMILSLRDAPNNLFEDIICLNEEMSGEDLADSGGDPSEVAVLPNQTASHKRKIQSPESDKAMIDNSNNNTSPSENPKKKSRVQRNGKNSQAKKNMKTVKTTDEEDTSAALNAQSSSSCSSEDDSNASQELNGGGSSSNSKGSAALNLNGKTRAGRGAATDPQSLYARKRRERINERLRILQNLVPNGTKVDISTMLEEAVQYVKFLQLQIKLLSSDDLWMYAPIAYNEMDIGLDLKICTPR